In Chitinophagaceae bacterium, one genomic interval encodes:
- a CDS encoding type II toxin-antitoxin system RelE/ParE family toxin, protein MRKIFWSESAKSDFQFNIEYLLSEWSEKEALNFVKQTSIIIGHIEDMPFIYPESDYKNVRKAFVLKQITLFYRIRNNHVELLRFWNNYQNPESFREQL, encoded by the coding sequence ATGAGAAAAATTTTTTGGTCAGAATCAGCCAAATCAGATTTTCAGTTTAATATTGAATACCTCTTATCAGAGTGGTCCGAAAAGGAAGCTCTAAATTTCGTAAAGCAAACAAGTATTATAATTGGCCACATAGAAGATATGCCTTTCATATACCCTGAAAGTGATTATAAAAATGTAAGAAAAGCTTTTGTCTTAAAACAAATTACTTTGTTTTACAGGATTAGAAATAATCATGTTGAATTGCTTCGGTTTTGGAATAATTACCAAAATCCAGAAAGTTTTAGAGAGCAGCTATAA